In Massilia forsythiae, one DNA window encodes the following:
- a CDS encoding LacI family DNA-binding transcriptional regulator — protein sequence MVVTLQDLAEIVGVTKVTVSRALNSTEQVSPEILRWVQAAVRATGYVPNLVAGSLT from the coding sequence ATGGTCGTCACGCTGCAAGACTTGGCAGAGATCGTCGGCGTCACCAAGGTCACCGTTTCACGCGCGCTGAATTCGACCGAACAGGTATCGCCCGAGATTCTGCGCTGGGTGCAGGCAGCCGTGCGCGCTACCGGCTATGTGCCGAACCTGGTGGCTGGGTCCCTGACGTGA
- a CDS encoding accessory factor UbiK family protein, translated as MNNFFNDLQGKINQAIDNSPAKDIERNVKAMMTQGFSKLDLVTREEFDIQAQVLAKTRAKLDALEARVAELEAKLSTPVTKI; from the coding sequence ATGAATAACTTCTTCAACGACCTGCAAGGCAAGATCAACCAGGCGATCGACAATTCGCCGGCCAAGGACATCGAGCGCAACGTCAAGGCGATGATGACGCAGGGTTTCTCGAAGCTGGACCTGGTCACGCGCGAGGAATTCGACATCCAGGCGCAGGTACTGGCCAAGACGCGCGCCAAGCTGGACGCGCTGGAAGCGCGCGTGGCGGAACTGGAAGCCAAGCTATCCACGCCGGTCACCAAGATCTGA
- a CDS encoding LysR family transcriptional regulator yields the protein MHPDFKPSRSLLEDLNLFCAVVRKQGFAATALELGVSNAFVSKRIAMLEETLGVRLLHRTTRTLALTDHGTVVHQWAQRIREDVDQLGEAISQKGSAPRGLLRLCTSSGFGRNRIAPAMSALIRQYPQLEVQLELLDRPVDLIAEGFHLDIRVGQAQEPHLIARRIAANQRVLCGAPDYLARHGAPAQLADLARHQCIVIRERDQDVGRWKLRGPAGEETVRVKGPLSTNNGELVHQWGIDGHGIILRSIWDVGHSLADGSLVRVLPAYHQQADVWAIYPARLGTMANVRVCVGFLESWLAR from the coding sequence ATGCATCCTGACTTCAAGCCCAGCCGCTCGCTGCTGGAAGACCTGAACCTGTTCTGCGCTGTGGTCCGCAAGCAGGGCTTCGCCGCTACTGCGCTCGAACTGGGGGTGTCGAACGCCTTCGTCAGCAAGCGCATCGCCATGCTCGAAGAAACACTGGGCGTGCGACTGCTGCACCGGACCACGCGCACGCTGGCTCTGACCGACCATGGCACGGTGGTGCACCAGTGGGCGCAGCGCATCCGGGAAGACGTCGACCAGCTCGGCGAGGCGATCTCGCAAAAAGGCAGTGCGCCGCGCGGCTTGCTGCGCCTGTGCACCAGCTCGGGATTCGGGCGCAACCGCATCGCGCCGGCGATGTCGGCGCTGATACGGCAATATCCGCAACTCGAGGTGCAGCTGGAATTGCTGGACCGTCCGGTCGACCTGATCGCCGAAGGCTTTCATCTCGATATCCGCGTCGGGCAAGCGCAGGAGCCGCACCTGATCGCGCGCCGCATCGCCGCCAACCAGCGCGTGCTGTGCGGGGCGCCGGACTATCTCGCACGCCATGGCGCGCCGGCGCAGCTGGCCGACCTGGCCAGGCACCAGTGCATCGTGATCCGAGAACGCGACCAGGACGTCGGGCGCTGGAAGCTGCGCGGGCCGGCAGGCGAAGAAACGGTGCGCGTGAAAGGTCCGCTATCGACCAACAACGGCGAGCTGGTGCACCAATGGGGCATCGACGGCCACGGCATCATCCTGCGCTCGATCTGGGACGTCGGCCACAGCCTGGCGGACGGCAGCCTGGTCCGCGTGCTGCCGGCCTACCACCAGCAGGCCGACGTGTGGGCCATCTACCCGGCGCGGCTGGGCACCATGGCCAACGTGCGCGTCTGCGTCGGCTTCCTGGAGTCCTGGCTGGCACGGTAG
- a CDS encoding TorF family putative porin — protein MKCRNTRWPQATVLAACLWTLTIGPAGAQEQKPDNEVSFNAALTSDYRYRGVSQSRLDPALQGGADYVHNPTGVYVGTWLSTIKWTKDLGGSGDVEWDIYGGKRGNLSADVTYDVGGLYYFYPNNGLGPNANTFEVYGQLGYGPAYIKYSHSLTNLFGTADSKGSGYLDAGANVDISNGFTLNLHIGRQRLRHNGSLSYTDYKLGVTKDLGVCSVALAYIKADSNAYLSPSRENLGKSAALLTVSKTF, from the coding sequence ATGAAGTGTCGTAACACCAGGTGGCCCCAGGCCACGGTCCTGGCAGCATGTCTCTGGACTCTCACCATCGGGCCCGCCGGCGCCCAGGAACAAAAGCCGGACAACGAAGTCAGTTTCAATGCCGCATTGACCAGCGACTACCGTTACCGCGGCGTGTCGCAGTCGCGCCTCGATCCGGCGCTGCAGGGCGGCGCCGACTACGTGCACAACCCGACCGGTGTGTACGTGGGCACCTGGCTGTCCACCATCAAGTGGACCAAGGACCTGGGCGGCAGCGGCGACGTGGAATGGGATATCTATGGCGGCAAGCGCGGCAACCTGAGCGCGGACGTGACCTACGACGTCGGCGGACTGTACTACTTCTATCCGAATAACGGCCTCGGCCCGAACGCCAACACCTTCGAGGTATACGGCCAGCTGGGCTACGGCCCGGCCTACATCAAGTACTCGCATTCCCTGACCAACCTGTTCGGCACCGCCGATAGCAAGGGCAGCGGCTATCTCGACGCCGGCGCCAATGTCGATATCAGCAACGGCTTCACCCTGAACCTGCATATCGGGCGACAGCGCCTGCGTCACAACGGTTCGCTGTCGTACACCGACTACAAGCTCGGCGTGACCAAGGACTTGGGCGTGTGCTCGGTCGCACTGGCCTATATCAAGGCCGACAGCAATGCCTACCTGAGTCCATCCAGGGAAAACCTGGGCAAGTCGGCGGCACTGCTCACCGTTTCAAAAACTTTCTGA
- a CDS encoding IS3 family transposase (programmed frameshift) — protein sequence MKKQPKYSPEVIERAVRMVSEAGSEYPSQWAAITSIAAKIGCTPETLRRWIRQQETDTGQRPGVTTAEQERMKALERENRELRKANEILRLASGFFRPGGARPPLQIVRAFIDKHRHAYGVEPICSVMQVAPSGYWRYAARRRNPALQCPRAQRDEVLSAEIERVWQANLQVYGVDKVWRQLKREGTDVARCTVERLMRRAGLRGVIRGKVVRTTVPDAKAPCPLDRVNRQFKAQRPNQLWVSDFTYVSTWQGFVYVAFVIDVFARRIVGWRVSSSMRTDFVLEALEQALYDRQPERSDALVHHSDRGSQYVSIRYSERLAEAGVEPSVGSKGDSYDNALAETINGLYKAELIHRRAPWKTREAVELATLEWVAWFNHHRLLEPLGYIPPAEAEANYYEQLSSQAIPA from the exons ATGAAGAAGCAACCGAAGTATTCACCTGAAGTTATCGAGCGCGCTGTGCGCATGGTCAGCGAAGCTGGCAGCGAGTATCCGTCGCAGTGGGCAGCGATCACATCCATCGCAGCCAAGATCGGCTGTACGCCTGAAACGCTGCGTCGTTGGATACGCCAGCAAGAAACCGATACCGGCCAGCGTCCTGGTGTCACTACCGCCGAGCAGGAGCGTATGAAGGCATTGGAGCGGGAGAATCGGGAGCTGCGCAAGGCGAACGAGATCCTACGCCTGGCGAGCG GCTTTTTTCGCCCAGGCGGAGCTCGACCGCCGCTTCAAATCGTAAGAGCGTTCATCGACAAGCACCGCCATGCCTACGGCGTCGAGCCGATTTGCAGTGTCATGCAGGTCGCGCCGTCGGGCTACTGGCGTTACGCAGCGAGACGGCGTAACCCGGCATTGCAGTGTCCACGGGCGCAGCGTGATGAAGTCCTGAGCGCCGAGATCGAGCGTGTCTGGCAGGCGAACTTGCAAGTCTATGGGGTCGACAAGGTTTGGCGCCAGCTGAAACGTGAAGGTACTGACGTAGCCCGCTGTACCGTGGAGCGCCTGATGCGTCGCGCCGGCCTGCGTGGCGTTATACGTGGCAAGGTGGTACGCACCACCGTCCCCGATGCGAAAGCGCCGTGCCCACTCGACCGGGTCAACCGTCAATTCAAGGCACAGCGACCGAATCAGTTGTGGGTCAGCGATTTCACGTACGTGTCGACGTGGCAGGGTTTCGTCTACGTAGCCTTCGTTATTGATGTCTTTGCGCGCCGTATCGTAGGCTGGCGCGTCAGCAGTTCGATGCGAACCGACTTCGTGCTCGAAGCCCTGGAGCAGGCGTTGTACGACCGCCAGCCAGAACGCAGCGATGCCTTGGTCCACCATAGCGACAGGGGCTCGCAATACGTCAGCATTCGGTACAGCGAGCGCCTTGCAGAGGCTGGTGTAGAACCTTCCGTGGGCAGCAAGGGCGACAGCTATGACAACGCCCTGGCCGAAACCATCAACGGTTTGTACAAGGCTGAGCTGATCCATCGCCGCGCTCCCTGGAAGACGCGCGAGGCCGTCGAGCTGGCAACCCTGGAATGGGTTGCCTGGTTCAACCATCACCGTCTGCTGGAACCACTCGGCTATATACCGCCGGCGGAAGCTGAGGCAAACTATTACGAGCAGTTGAGCAGTCAAGCCATTCCGGCCTGA
- a CDS encoding ammonium transporter, translating to MTHTITKLFAGLAVAMALGVAAPSMAQDAAPAAAAPATTAPAAAAPAAATPASAAPAAATVATTAAPAAAPAAAPAPQKGDTAWMFVATLLVIMMTIPGLALFYGGLVRAKNMLSVLMQIFMIFSVIIVLWCLYGYSFAFTENNAFIGGTDRVFLKGIWDPAKAAFSTAATFSKGVVIPEFIFVAFQGTFAAITCGLIVGAFAERARFAAVLAFVVLWFTFGYLPIAHMVWFWTGPDAITAASLATETAKGGWLWQKGALDTAGGTVVHINAAVAGLVGAILIGKRIGLGRESMAPHSLTMTMIGASLLWVGWFGFNAGSALEAGDVAALAFINTLLATAAATVSWVFGEWITKGKPSMLGAASGAVAGLVAITPACGFVGPMGALVMGLLAGIVCLWGVNGLKRLIGADDSLDVFGVHGVGGILGALLTGVFAAPQLGGQGIFDYTTNKMAADPYSIGSQLLIQAEAVGTTIIWSAVVSFIAYKIVDAVIGLRVEQDAEREGLDITSHGESAYHS from the coding sequence ATGACGCATACCATCACCAAACTGTTCGCCGGCCTGGCCGTCGCCATGGCGCTCGGCGTTGCGGCGCCGTCCATGGCCCAGGACGCCGCGCCGGCCGCTGCGGCACCGGCAACCACGGCCCCGGCCGCCGCGGCACCGGCCGCCGCAACGCCGGCGAGCGCTGCGCCCGCAGCCGCCACCGTAGCCACCACCGCGGCGCCGGCCGCCGCCCCGGCCGCCGCACCCGCCCCGCAAAAAGGCGACACCGCCTGGATGTTCGTGGCGACCTTACTCGTCATCATGATGACGATTCCCGGCCTGGCGCTGTTCTATGGCGGCCTGGTGCGCGCCAAGAACATGCTGTCGGTGCTGATGCAGATCTTCATGATCTTTTCCGTCATCATCGTGCTGTGGTGCCTGTACGGCTATTCGTTCGCGTTCACCGAGAACAATGCCTTCATCGGCGGCACGGACAGGGTGTTCCTGAAAGGCATCTGGGACCCGGCCAAGGCCGCGTTCAGCACCGCCGCCACCTTCAGCAAGGGCGTGGTGATTCCGGAGTTCATCTTCGTCGCCTTCCAGGGCACCTTCGCCGCCATCACCTGCGGCCTGATCGTCGGCGCCTTCGCCGAACGCGCCCGCTTCGCGGCGGTGCTGGCCTTCGTGGTGCTGTGGTTCACCTTCGGCTACCTGCCGATCGCCCACATGGTCTGGTTCTGGACCGGTCCGGACGCGATCACCGCCGCCTCGCTCGCCACCGAGACCGCCAAGGGCGGCTGGCTGTGGCAGAAGGGCGCGCTCGACACCGCCGGGGGCACCGTGGTGCACATCAATGCCGCCGTGGCCGGCCTGGTCGGCGCGATCCTGATCGGCAAGCGCATCGGCCTCGGCCGCGAATCGATGGCGCCGCACTCGCTGACCATGACCATGATCGGCGCGTCGCTGCTGTGGGTGGGCTGGTTCGGCTTCAACGCCGGTTCGGCGCTGGAAGCCGGCGATGTCGCCGCGCTGGCCTTCATCAACACGCTGCTGGCCACCGCTGCCGCCACCGTGTCGTGGGTGTTCGGCGAATGGATCACCAAGGGCAAGCCGTCGATGCTGGGCGCCGCCTCGGGCGCGGTGGCCGGCCTGGTGGCGATCACCCCGGCCTGCGGCTTCGTCGGCCCGATGGGCGCGCTGGTCATGGGCTTGCTGGCCGGTATCGTCTGCCTGTGGGGTGTGAACGGCCTGAAGCGCCTGATCGGCGCCGACGACTCGCTCGACGTGTTCGGCGTGCACGGCGTGGGCGGCATCCTGGGCGCGCTGCTGACCGGCGTGTTCGCGGCGCCGCAGCTGGGCGGGCAGGGCATCTTCGACTACACCACCAACAAGATGGCGGCCGATCCGTATTCCATCGGCAGCCAGCTGCTGATCCAGGCCGAAGCGGTCGGCACCACCATCATCTGGTCGGCGGTGGTCTCGTTCATCGCCTACAAGATCGTCGACGCGGTGATCGGCCTGCGCGTGGAACAGGACGCCGAACGCGAAGGCCTGGACATCACCAGCCACGGCGAGTCGGCTTACCACTCCTGA
- a CDS encoding tartrate dehydrogenase, giving the protein MKKHKIAVIAGDGIGNEVMPEGLRVLEAAAKRFQLDLEFTTMEWANCDYYLEHGQMMPDDWREQLDGFDAIYFGAAGMPNLVPDHISLWGSLIKFRRDFDQYVNLRPVRLMPGVPSPLANRKPGDIDFYVVRENTEGEYSSVGGQMFTGTEREFVVQDAIFTRKGTDRILKYAFDLAQTRPKKHLTSATKSNGISISMPYWDQRVEAMAPSYPDVKWDKYHIDILCARFVLSPERFDVVVASNLFGDILSDLGPACTGTIGIAPSANLNPERTFPSLFEPVHGSAPDIFGQNIANPIGMIWSGAMMLEFLGNGNATYQAASDAIMKAIEQVLAQGPKTPDLGGAANTTEVGKAIAAAV; this is encoded by the coding sequence ATGAAAAAACACAAGATTGCAGTCATCGCCGGCGACGGCATTGGCAACGAAGTGATGCCGGAAGGCCTGCGCGTATTGGAAGCCGCCGCCAAGCGCTTCCAGCTCGACCTCGAATTCACCACCATGGAATGGGCCAACTGCGATTATTACCTCGAGCATGGCCAGATGATGCCGGACGACTGGCGCGAACAGCTGGACGGTTTTGACGCCATCTATTTCGGCGCGGCCGGCATGCCGAATCTGGTGCCCGACCATATCTCCCTGTGGGGTTCGCTGATCAAGTTCCGCCGCGATTTCGACCAATACGTCAACCTGCGCCCGGTGCGCCTGATGCCCGGCGTGCCCAGCCCGCTGGCCAACCGCAAGCCGGGCGACATCGATTTTTATGTGGTGCGTGAAAACACCGAAGGCGAGTATTCGTCGGTCGGTGGCCAGATGTTCACGGGAACCGAGCGCGAATTCGTGGTGCAAGACGCGATCTTTACGCGCAAGGGAACCGACCGCATCCTGAAATATGCGTTCGACCTGGCGCAGACCCGCCCCAAGAAACACCTGACCTCGGCCACCAAGTCGAACGGCATTTCGATTAGCATGCCGTATTGGGACCAGCGCGTGGAAGCGATGGCGCCGTCCTATCCGGACGTGAAATGGGACAAGTACCACATCGATATCCTGTGCGCCCGATTCGTGCTGTCGCCGGAGCGTTTCGACGTAGTGGTCGCATCGAACCTGTTCGGCGATATCCTGTCTGACCTGGGACCGGCCTGTACCGGCACCATCGGCATCGCGCCATCGGCGAATCTGAATCCAGAGCGTACCTTCCCATCGCTGTTCGAGCCGGTGCACGGTTCGGCGCCGGATATCTTCGGCCAGAATATCGCCAATCCGATCGGCATGATCTGGTCCGGCGCGATGATGTTGGAATTTCTCGGTAATGGCAATGCGACCTACCAGGCGGCGAGCGATGCCATCATGAAAGCGATTGAACAGGTGCTGGCGCAGGGGCCGAAGACGCCTGACCTGGGTGGCGCGGCAAATACCACCGAAGTGGGCAAGGCGATTGCGGCGGCGGTTTAA
- a CDS encoding P-II family nitrogen regulator has protein sequence MKMITAIIKPFKLDEVREALSEINVQGITVTEVKGFGRQKGHTELYRGAEYVVDFLPKTKIEAAVDDAIVDQVIDTIQGAARTGKIGDGKIFVSNLEQVIRIRTGETGNDAL, from the coding sequence ATGAAAATGATCACCGCCATCATCAAACCCTTCAAGCTCGACGAGGTCCGCGAAGCGCTCTCGGAAATCAATGTGCAGGGTATCACGGTGACCGAAGTCAAGGGTTTCGGCCGCCAGAAAGGGCACACCGAGCTGTACCGCGGCGCCGAATACGTGGTCGACTTCCTGCCGAAGACCAAGATCGAGGCCGCCGTGGACGACGCCATCGTCGACCAGGTGATCGACACCATCCAGGGCGCCGCGCGCACCGGCAAGATCGGTGACGGCAAAATTTTCGTCTCCAATCTGGAGCAGGTAATCCGCATCCGCACCGGCGAGACCGGCAACGATGCGCTGTAA
- a CDS encoding YifB family Mg chelatase-like AAA ATPase produces the protein MSLAVVKSRALAGMQAPAVSVEVHLANGLPGMHIVGLPDTEVREAKDRVRAALQNSGYEVPNRRITINLAPADLPKESGRFDLPIALGIMAASEQIPARQLERYEFAGELSLSGELRPVRGALAMSFAMHRAGAGRPCAFVLPAANADEAALVADAEIYPARTLIEVCSHLAAKGNDALLARHRPPTPDAAPRYPDFADVKGQQHVKRALEVAAAGLHSVLLIGPPGAGKSMLASRFPGLLPPMREEEALETAAIQSLAGSFSAAQWRRRPYRTPHHTSSGVALVGGGSNPRPGEVSLAHHGVLFLDELPEFDRKVLEVLREPLESGEITISRAARQADFPASFQLVAAMNPCPCGWLGHPSGRCRCTPDAVQRYQDRISGPLLDRIDIQIPVAAMAPDAMALLADGEASATVAARVGRAHALQLARQGKANQRLGTREIDLHCELDAAAGHLLREAMQKLHWSARAYHRVLRVARTVADLAASSQVQAQHVAEAIQYRRGLSGQ, from the coding sequence ATGAGTCTCGCCGTCGTCAAGAGCCGCGCACTGGCCGGCATGCAGGCGCCGGCCGTCAGCGTCGAGGTGCACCTCGCCAACGGCTTGCCGGGCATGCACATCGTCGGGCTGCCGGACACCGAGGTGCGCGAAGCCAAGGACCGGGTGCGCGCGGCGCTGCAGAACTCCGGCTACGAGGTGCCCAACCGGCGCATCACCATCAATCTGGCGCCCGCCGACCTGCCGAAAGAGTCGGGCCGCTTCGACCTGCCGATCGCCCTCGGCATCATGGCCGCGTCCGAGCAGATTCCGGCCAGGCAATTGGAGCGCTACGAGTTCGCCGGAGAATTGTCGCTGTCGGGCGAACTGCGGCCGGTGCGCGGCGCCCTGGCGATGAGCTTCGCCATGCACCGCGCCGGGGCCGGCCGCCCTTGCGCCTTCGTGCTGCCGGCAGCCAACGCCGACGAGGCCGCGCTGGTGGCCGATGCGGAAATCTATCCCGCGCGCACCCTGATCGAGGTCTGCTCCCACCTCGCCGCCAAGGGCAACGATGCGCTGCTGGCGCGCCACCGTCCGCCCACGCCGGATGCCGCGCCGCGCTATCCGGATTTTGCCGACGTCAAGGGCCAGCAGCACGTCAAGCGCGCACTGGAAGTGGCGGCGGCGGGGCTGCACTCGGTGCTGCTGATCGGCCCGCCGGGCGCCGGCAAGAGCATGCTGGCCTCGCGCTTTCCCGGGCTGCTGCCGCCGATGCGCGAGGAAGAAGCGCTGGAAACGGCGGCGATCCAGTCGCTGGCCGGCAGCTTTTCGGCCGCCCAGTGGCGCCGCCGTCCCTACCGCACGCCGCACCACACCAGTTCCGGCGTGGCCCTGGTCGGCGGCGGCAGCAATCCACGTCCGGGGGAAGTGTCGCTGGCGCACCATGGCGTGCTGTTCCTGGATGAGTTGCCGGAGTTCGACCGCAAGGTGCTCGAGGTACTGCGCGAACCGCTGGAATCCGGCGAGATCACGATCTCGCGCGCGGCGCGCCAGGCCGACTTTCCCGCCAGTTTCCAATTGGTGGCGGCGATGAATCCCTGTCCCTGCGGCTGGCTGGGCCATCCGTCGGGCCGCTGCCGCTGCACGCCGGACGCGGTGCAACGCTACCAGGACCGCATTTCCGGCCCCCTGCTCGACCGCATCGACATCCAGATCCCGGTGGCGGCGATGGCGCCCGACGCCATGGCGCTGCTGGCCGACGGCGAAGCCAGCGCCACGGTCGCCGCGCGCGTCGGACGGGCGCACGCCCTGCAGCTGGCGCGCCAGGGCAAGGCCAACCAGCGCCTCGGCACGCGCGAGATCGACCTGCATTGCGAGCTCGACGCCGCCGCCGGCCATCTATTGCGCGAAGCGATGCAAAAGTTGCACTGGTCGGCGCGCGCGTATCACCGGGTATTGCGGGTGGCGCGTACGGTGGCCGACCTGGCTGCCTCCAGCCAGGTGCAGGCGCAGCACGTGGCGGAAGCGATCCAGTACCGGCGCGGCTTGTCCGGACAGTAG
- a CDS encoding DUF1840 domain-containing protein — MLITFKSKAYPNVLMYQEHAKRILDLLHKDSERGVITAEESSRAVDLLEHEIEESRKHQATDEMEQDVKAHHGDHPDGEHEPIEAVSFSTRAYPLLEMLRAARDQGSDILWGV; from the coding sequence ATGCTGATTACTTTTAAATCCAAGGCCTATCCGAACGTCCTGATGTACCAGGAACACGCGAAACGCATCCTCGACCTGCTGCACAAGGACAGCGAACGCGGCGTCATCACCGCCGAGGAATCGTCACGCGCCGTCGACCTGCTCGAGCACGAAATCGAAGAAAGCCGCAAGCACCAGGCGACCGACGAGATGGAGCAGGACGTCAAGGCGCATCACGGCGACCATCCGGACGGCGAGCACGAGCCGATCGAAGCGGTGAGTTTCTCCACGCGCGCCTATCCGCTGCTCGAAATGCTGCGCGCTGCCCGTGACCAGGGCAGCGACATCCTCTGGGGGGTGTAA
- a CDS encoding ABC transporter ATP-binding protein, with the protein MTSPALALRALRKNFGRPAVDGLDLTVRRGELYALLGPNGAGKTTTLRMVTGLLAPDAGQVEVFGIDMARDPAAAKRRIAYLPDDPMLYGKLKPTEYLEFVAGLWGLRPEQAEPEARRLLDWLDLAGHAHELTEGFSRGMKQKLALAGALIHAPELLILDEPLTGLDAAAARQVKDLLLAHVAKGGTVILTTHILEVAERLAQRIGIIRQGRLIAEGTLAELRARTLGGSLEDVFLQLTERA; encoded by the coding sequence ATGACCTCTCCTGCCCTCGCGTTGCGCGCGCTGCGCAAGAACTTCGGCCGCCCCGCAGTCGACGGCCTCGATCTCACCGTGCGGCGCGGCGAGCTGTACGCCCTGCTCGGTCCCAACGGCGCCGGCAAGACCACCACCTTGCGCATGGTTACCGGCCTGCTGGCGCCGGACGCCGGCCAGGTCGAGGTGTTCGGCATCGACATGGCGCGCGACCCGGCCGCCGCCAAGCGCCGCATCGCCTACCTGCCGGACGACCCGATGTTGTACGGGAAACTGAAACCGACCGAATACCTGGAATTCGTGGCCGGCCTGTGGGGCTTGCGCCCGGAGCAGGCCGAGCCGGAAGCGCGGCGCCTGCTCGACTGGCTCGACCTGGCCGGGCACGCGCATGAATTGACGGAAGGATTTTCGCGCGGTATGAAGCAGAAGCTGGCCCTGGCCGGCGCCCTGATCCACGCACCGGAACTGCTGATCCTCGACGAACCGCTCACCGGGCTGGACGCAGCGGCGGCGCGCCAGGTCAAGGACCTGCTGCTGGCGCACGTCGCCAAGGGCGGCACCGTGATCCTCACCACCCACATCCTCGAAGTGGCGGAACGGCTGGCCCAGCGCATCGGCATCATCCGCCAGGGCCGCCTGATCGCCGAGGGCACGCTCGCCGAACTGCGCGCGCGTACCTTGGGCGGGAGCCTGGAAGACGTGTTCCTGCAGTTGACGGAGCGGGCGTGA
- a CDS encoding sensor domain-containing diguanylate cyclase produces the protein MTHDSDTSSTGKPTRLLSLATLIVSFTCLIVAITVLLQLTLVDHFAIRHATVEAKLRLEQLSWQMRDSLDRTLEQTVRDVHLLTALPAVRRIDHPADARGIIDNLQRNFPNYAWIGIATPDGKVQAATGGLLEGRDVTARPWFHAGQRELIVEDYHPAILLGKLLPRMPDPWRFVDAAGPISDADGKLRGVLAIHLSWDWARSLAQGLLTPALRDFGAEIIVVRGDGVVLLGPADILEKRIATDSLALARQGKTGALMERWPDGRTYVTGYSLTGHSGDRTSLRWAVLVRQTEAVAMASAHAFERRALGVSLVLATVLAAAAAVLARRIVAPFKVLSHAIEHVAHAPDKAGPAAIPEVHGFHEAQVLSDALRGLIRSERNHQADLERMNARLEDAVAARTAELQQLLMRDVLTGLPNRRALMQALPEAMARAARLKRPCAVMFLDMDGFKTVNDTRGHEEGDELLRQFGTRILYSIRETDLVARLAGDEFVVILDLVNDRQEAEHKAQFLLSQLTRPFVLGSGGIQVGASIGLAIQHPHQVQDPTRLLARADQAMYQAKGSGKNRVALAFDEIEHAGAS, from the coding sequence ATGACGCACGATAGCGACACTTCCTCCACGGGCAAGCCGACCAGGCTGCTCAGTCTGGCCACCCTGATCGTGTCGTTTACCTGTCTCATCGTGGCCATTACGGTCTTGCTGCAATTGACCCTGGTCGACCACTTTGCGATCCGCCATGCGACCGTCGAAGCCAAGCTCCGTCTTGAGCAACTTTCCTGGCAAATGCGCGACTCCCTCGACCGCACGCTGGAACAAACGGTGCGTGATGTCCACCTGTTGACCGCGCTACCGGCCGTGCGGCGCATCGACCACCCTGCCGATGCACGCGGCATCATCGACAACCTGCAGCGCAATTTTCCGAACTATGCCTGGATCGGTATCGCCACGCCCGATGGTAAGGTGCAAGCGGCTACCGGCGGACTGCTGGAAGGACGCGATGTCACGGCACGGCCCTGGTTTCATGCAGGCCAGCGTGAACTGATCGTCGAGGATTACCATCCTGCCATATTGCTGGGCAAACTGTTGCCGCGTATGCCCGATCCCTGGCGCTTCGTCGATGCCGCCGGTCCGATCAGCGATGCGGACGGCAAATTGCGAGGCGTGCTGGCCATCCACCTGAGCTGGGATTGGGCGCGTTCTCTTGCACAGGGGTTGCTGACGCCGGCGCTGCGCGACTTCGGCGCCGAGATCATCGTGGTGCGGGGCGACGGCGTGGTACTGCTCGGCCCGGCCGATATTCTCGAAAAGCGCATCGCCACCGACAGCCTGGCGCTTGCGCGGCAAGGCAAGACCGGCGCTCTGATGGAACGCTGGCCGGATGGCCGCACCTACGTGACCGGCTACAGCCTGACCGGGCACAGCGGCGATCGCACCAGCCTGCGCTGGGCGGTCCTGGTACGCCAGACCGAGGCAGTTGCGATGGCGTCGGCACACGCGTTCGAGCGGCGCGCGCTGGGCGTCAGCCTGGTCCTGGCAACCGTCCTGGCGGCGGCTGCCGCCGTGCTGGCGCGCCGCATCGTGGCGCCGTTCAAGGTACTCAGCCATGCCATCGAACACGTCGCCCATGCGCCCGACAAGGCAGGGCCGGCGGCGATCCCCGAAGTGCACGGTTTCCATGAAGCGCAAGTCCTGTCCGATGCACTGCGCGGCCTGATTCGCAGCGAGCGCAACCACCAGGCCGACCTCGAGCGCATGAACGCGCGGCTGGAAGATGCGGTGGCGGCCAGGACCGCCGAACTGCAGCAACTGCTGATGCGTGACGTGCTCACCGGTTTGCCGAACCGGCGCGCATTGATGCAGGCCTTGCCGGAAGCGATGGCGCGTGCGGCCCGGCTGAAGCGCCCATGCGCCGTCATGTTCCTGGACATGGATGGCTTCAAGACCGTCAACGATACGCGCGGTCATGAAGAAGGGGATGAATTGCTGCGCCAGTTCGGTACACGCATCTTGTACAGCATTCGCGAGACCGACCTGGTGGCGCGCCTGGCCGGCGACGAATTCGTGGTGATCCTGGACCTCGTCAACGATCGGCAGGAAGCCGAACACAAGGCGCAATTTCTGTTGTCCCAGCTGACGCGGCCGTTCGTGCTCGGCAGCGGTGGCATCCAGGTCGGTGCCAGCATCGGCCTGGCCATCCAGCATCCGCATCAGGTGCAAGACCCGACCCGCCTGCTGGCGCGCGCCGACCAGGCGATGTACCAGGCCAAGGGAAGCGGCAAGAACCGGGTCGCGCTCGCGTTCGACGAGATCGAGCATGCAGGCGCGTCCTGA